TACCCTCAATAAGGTTTGTCTTTAAAGAGCGGTTAAACGTGAAAAACGATGGAAATGTTTCAAATTACGTAAAGTTGGTGAAGTATTGAGTGTTTTATTGTTTTTTCATTGCAATTTATCGAGAGAAGCTTGTCTTTATATTTAACTAAATGTAATGTTTGGGTTAATTTCAAGGGAGCTAACGTAAAACAATGGTGGACAGATGCAAACACCAGAGGAATATGAGGTAAGCCAGCGGATAGGCAGGTTAATACTTGGGTTAAAGCGTACCAGAGGTATGACCCGAGAAGATGTCTGTAAACGTTTAGGTATAGGCTCGCGCACGTTAGACAATTACTTAAACGGAGTGAGCTCATTTAAACTTGGGACATTGTTAAAGTTTGCGGATCTTTGCAAGGTAAAGCTGGCTGATATTTTGGATGATACCGACGCGCTGAAGCGCTTGTATCCTGAGAATATTAAAGACAAAGGCAATATCTTTTTGCTATTTACGGGCTATTTTGTCGGCGTTATGGTGCTTGAATTTACCTTATTTGCTTTTCTTATTTTGTTATCGTTTTATGCGCGTAATGACAAGAATAGTCAGAGCATTGTTGCAATTTTTATATTTGCTTTTTCGTTAGAAATCGTTGTTGCATACTGGTTGAATTATGTCGTCTTCCCAGCTATTGAAAGCTATTACATTGAAAATATCTATGCTTTTGCAACTCAACTGTTACTGAGTTTACTGCTGGCGCTAATGATCAAATACAGAATGTTTTTAGGTGCGTGGTTTACCAAAGGGAATTCAGCCAGCATTTTTGAGAAGAACCAAGTAGATGCGCCGCTTTATGCACT
The sequence above is a segment of the Pseudoalteromonas piscicida genome. Coding sequences within it:
- a CDS encoding helix-turn-helix domain-containing protein, with amino-acid sequence MQTPEEYEVSQRIGRLILGLKRTRGMTREDVCKRLGIGSRTLDNYLNGVSSFKLGTLLKFADLCKVKLADILDDTDALKRLYPENIKDKGNIFLLFTGYFVGVMVLEFTLFAFLILLSFYARNDKNSQSIVAIFIFAFSLEIVVAYWLNYVVFPAIESYYIENIYAFATQLLLSLLLALMIKYRMFLGAWFTKGNSASIFEKNQVDAPLYALACTLALIDFAALMENFIRNLERLGIDEEVAKPFWELTFIYDYFAYIKAVPYLLCMFVLYAGITARRKQVLNKANAALTQ